The Branchiostoma floridae strain S238N-H82 chromosome 1, Bfl_VNyyK, whole genome shotgun sequence sequence ACAAGCCCATCATACCATCATGTACTCATAACATTTAGTTAAAATTAAAGTCCTTCGAACACTAGATGGTGTGAGAGGTGGTGCTCATATCCATTTCAACAACCCTTGGGCCAGACACATTTCTGCTATTACTACCGCTGCAGGCTAGTCCACTAGTAGTGGTGTGTGTTAAAAAGGCAACTACCATAATCCTTCCCAAAttctgagtgctaagcagagaaagcatcaTGTGCCATTTCTAAAGTCTTGGTTTTACTCTAGCCAAACTCACCACCTACCGAATGAAAGGTGAACACCCTACCATTTCAGCGGTCTCATAACATTTACCTGTTTTCATATTGTGTACCACAGAGAAGCCCCTGGCCACTCGTTTCTGCGGAATCACTACTGGTAGAACTGCGGTGTGGGACCCGCCTGTCCTTCTCACGTGTGAAATCGACTTACGAAACCTGTCTCAGGTACAAATTTACATtaaaaaatacatataaaacTACTTGTAAACACACCAGCTGTGTGATGGACGTGTTTGTATGGTGTAAGCGCTGAACTGGTTAAAAagccgaaaataatttcatcaggttggtagatcatagaacataacagttttcttttataccgccagtttttctcacctgccgatgtttcgatgtctatcagacatctttcccagagcttctaactggttAAAAAGCGTTTTCAATGGAACATAAAGTTTGTGAGTGTCTGAACGCGTTTGTGCGTACTTTAGCCAATTTCTTTTAGAACAACTCAGACTGGTATGGATGTAAGCATTGTGAATATTTCCTATGGGGGTAGGTTTAAGGAAGACAAAGGCGAAGGTGGATTTGGAGCTCCtggcggcttcccttggtactgcaactaAACTTCCTTTGCTCATCTTTCCAGACTGTAGTGACCAACGAGACAGCTCTATCCGTGGCGGCGGAAGTGCAGGTGATCACAATACAGGCCGAGACGCTCTCgtctgatgacgtcaccagcaTCAGTACCATCTTACAGGAAATAGTCAACGTCAGCGCCACAGAGNNNNNNNNNNNNNNNNNNNNNNNNNNNNNNNNNNNNNNNNNNNNNNNNNNNNNNNNNNNNNNNNNNNNNNNNNNNNNNNNNNNNNNNNNNNNNNNNNNNNTATTTCTGTCACGAACATGATCAGAACAGGTAGCTATCGGAAAGGAAAACTGCGCGTAGGTCAGAAAAATATGGGCGTATTCTGCAACTTAAGCTACCTTCTCCCACAGATCGGAGACTCCCTACTGACGACTGTGGACAAACTGATCAACGTGAACGTCACTGTCCTGCAGCAGAGTCAGCAGGAGAGGAGGGGGCCGACCAGGTAACGACGGGCACATCAAAACCGTTAGATCATTCTATAGTTTATCTATGTGTATATTTCATGCACAGTCGGTATAACTGATGTTTGGTGTGACCCACCGGCATTtgtcccaccgctgccaccagtgttGGCTTTAGGAAGGAGATCCACTCTGACTCGTGTCATGGGTGAGACGAAGATGGGATATCTGGTCCCTCTCTCTTTACTGGATATAATTCACAGCAGATGTTACAATATTACTGTCGTGGGCTAACTGGCCACACATGACGTACCGCTACACATGTATAACCACCCTCCGGAGCTAAACACCAGTATCTTTATTTTAGAAAGCTATAGCTAAGCTGAAACGCCAGATGACAGTGCATAGCAGTTGAAGAAGTAAAACGGACCACATACCGTCTTAAGGTGTTCAGAAACATCTTAACTCGTATTTTAGAGTCGTCCAGGCATTGGAGGAATTTGCTGATACAGTGACACTGACCACAGATAAGTACACCGCCGTGCGGCCAGGGGTAGCATTGCAGGCAGCTGACATCAGTCCGGAGGAGTTGGACAAGGGGCAAGGTTGGTCAAAATCAACTGGAGAGTGTCCTGTCATTCAAACGTCGTTGTTCAGGCTGTTTCTATGACTAAGGAATTTTCGTCTTTCTCTTCGATGCTTTAGTACAACACCAAAACTAAGAAAAAATCTTTTCCTTTGCAATTCCTGACATATCTTGCAGAAACACCACGAAACCACACACTGATTCAGTATCTATATTGTTTTCTCTTCGGTTTCGTCTAGTTCTCATTTTTAAGTGTTACTCGActgttttgtttggaaatattgttttataaCGAGAAAATGTGTTACTTCTCTAAGGATTTGCCTTCTTTCTGAGTGGAGACGATTCTAACAGCTTGAAAGAAGGTAGGGTTAGAAGCTTCACTACGAAGGACGATTCGGGCTTTCTGCGAACTGTTGATATCGCCATCTATATACCTCCCAACATCTCAAGCATGGTACAAATCAACAACACATCAGGTACTTTTTGAATTGTACTGATATCCATGAAATTGCTGTGCATTCTGCACAATTTCTGCTACATTCAAGTCAATTTTGCCGAACTGAGGAAGGgttaaaatgatagaaattatcATTCCAGGGCTATATATATTAGTTGATACGGCAGTCACTCTCATTTATCATTAGTAAAAACGCAAAGATATCTAGACAGCTAACACTGATGCGATATGATGTCGAACTCATTATTATACGTCTGAAGTTAAGAGGAACCTATGTTACAGTATTAAAGTCTTTTGACGTGGAATTCATCTCCAAAAGTGATGATTCCACGGCCATCAAACTGATCAATCCGCGGTCACCGAAAATCTAAGGAGACCCTAAGGAGttttttctctccctctccccgCAGAAGTCCGTCTGAGTTACACCCTCTACAACAGCAGCAGCCTGTTTGTGCAGACTTCCCAGGGTGCAGCGGGACCTTTCCAGGGTGCAGCGGGACCTTCCCATGATGCCGTGGGAACCCGCGTCATCGGCGGGAGAATCGCAGGGAGGCGGGTCAAGAACCTGCCCGAACCGGTCATCATCACCTTTGCCCCCCTACAGGTAGCCTGGGTGTCACCTTATTCCAACTACGGTTCGCTCATCAGATTGCTTCCATGACGGTATTTAGATACTTACCTACATCTTTTACCATGGAAGCTCACCTGGGTGATGGTTAGACATCATAATGAAGTTTTAATTGATACCTTTGCTCAACACAAGCAAATGTAATTCAACTAGGATTTTCGTTAGGTTTATTGTCTTATTCTTTCCCTAATCTTAGTTTCTATCGAGATTAGTTTAAACCATTTTCATTTCTAATTTTTTAGAATTTTCTTCCTGAAGACGTGAAGGGGGTCAGGTGTGTGTTTTGGGACTTTGAGGCCGAGGCAGGACAAGGAGCGTGGTCGACTGAAGGGTGTGAGAGCACGGGCGAGGAAAATGGACTGTACACCTGCGCCTGTAACCACCTCACCAACTTCGCGGCAATCTTTGTAAGCCCCCCATTTTACTACACGGCGATCACGCTGCAACCTTGCTGTGACTAAAATTGCAATGGCTTAAAAATATGTTGGCTGGTTGACTTCATAGTTGGAATAGTTCGATTGTAAAGTTCATTTTGTATAGTAAAGATGTTCAAAAAGGCATTTGGCAGTTCTATGCCAGTACACTATATATTCAAACATTCGCTACCTCCAAAAATGGATCCAATCAGAGGCCCTGCGTACATTTACGCTACAATTTAAATGTCAAAAGTTTTATTGAACAAGAAAATTTGAGTATTCATATTTTGGCCGATTCAATTTAATGTTTTGGGTTGTTATTTCTCCAGGACGTGCTCGGTGCGGGTTTCGGAGAGCACGAGAGACCGCTAGAGGTCATCACTATTGTGGGGTGTGTCGTGTCCATCGTTTGCCTGGTCCTCACCTTACTCTCTTTTATCGTCACAAGGTAGATAACTACATTATCGTTTGTCTGGTCCTTACTTTACTCTCTTTTGTTGTCACAAGGTAGATAACTACTCCATCGCATGACTGATCTTCTTGATCAATAATCGCAAATAAGTACAGTAAATGTTAATGTCTGTTAATGTCTGTTCAAAAGAGGATCACCACTCTGGATAGTTTTTTTCGCTTATTGTCAATCCATAATAATAAGTTGACTGCATAAATGCTTGGTATTCATTATGGAAGTACCATTGCCACACGttggaaatattttctttttcatccGTTTCGGAAGATGTTGTACCAGTTGTCAGTAAAGGTCATGCGTTTCTAATTCCAGGAACTACAAACGCCGCGCCAGCACAGGCCATGCCAGGAACCAGCGGCTCGTCCTCATCAACCTCTGTGTGGCTCTGCTGGCCATCCTCGTCATCTTCCTCGCTGGCATCAACCAGACGGCGTCTCCCATTGGCTGTACGGTGGTGGCCGCGTTGTTACACTACTTCCTATTGGCTGCCTTGGTGTGGATGGCGGTGGAGGCCGTTAACATATACCTCGCCGTTGTGGTAGTGTTTGACCATCACGTGTCTGAGAACTTCGTCATCAGGGCTGCAGCAGTGGCATGGGGTGAGGATTTGCTTCTTCACATATTAAGTTATAAACTACTTAAAAGAGGTGCTGAATCCCAGAAGCAGGTCTTGTTTTCTAGGGCCCGCTTTTTGTACATACATTCCTACGCGAAATccataatgacaacaaaggcaaaTTCGCAAGGAAcaaattacgctcatacagactgttcaaatccacctacAACGAAGAAGAGTACCTTAAAATTCCGAACGAACGTCAAAGATCTATTATCACCAAACTACGAAttagctgccacaaactccgtgttgaatcagggaggcacaaccgcacacctctggagcaaagaatttgtcagttctgtaacctgaacaaggtcgaagatgaaacccactttttattagattgtagtttatatacactcggcacaaaaagtttggaatatcaactttggtatatcatatttctgttatctatgcatcaatttcaatgtattatatatcaatagaaagcttgtgcaattttctttcctatggtatcaaacttattatgattgtaaacacatgaaacgagcacaaggcccgcttacgtgagtgggtcacgaaaaaaaagtgcccaaattcccctacttctgttcaacactgcatcgtcctgttgatattggcgcgagtgtcactggttcaatcaatcctcttttcacctcacattttgtatacggaacatacaaggttttagtacacttgaaTAGAGGTCATCTGCCCTTTtgatagttggatggcagaatcaaagcgtggatgcggcaaggagaaccgcacgctgacaaggcaagagtaactttcggcatttggtggtggaggcagtgtcatggtgtggggcggtataaccaccataggaaaaacaagactcgtcatcattccaggcaaattaatgtggtgacaaatagggacaccatcctccatccagtagcaacattctacctcttcaatattggaccaaatgccattctgcaagattacaacaccagtccacacagagcaaggaccattggatgctggagcacagtcttagggtggaatagccttcctacggcttatggttagcactcgattgatcacctcttgccatggttcagattttttgcttaaTAGTagatttgattgacatgtcctgtttattcaacttaccttcattcacaagtcaatactgacggTAAAAAATGAGCAGcatggagtgattgactttagtagggtaactttggcactttatctttgtGACCCACTgaacgtaagcaggcctggtgctcgttccatgaatttacactcataaaatactctactcagatatgctaaaaagaaacttggatgttctgtataccaaacgttaggtgataaaaggattgattgaatcattgtcacccgcggcaaCAACGGTTGAACCAGACGATACggttttgaacagaaacgggggaatttgggcacttttttttcttgaccCACTCAtgttagcaggcctagtgtatgttccatgagttaacaatgataatgagtttgataccattggaaagaaaatcatgcaagctttctatagatatataatacattgaaattgatgcagaaacaacataaatatgatcaaccgaagttgatattccaaactttttgtgctgagtgtattctttttagctatattataggaaagttccctcgctttgaatatttgtctagtgttgaaaaattcatttttcttatgagttttgatcagacgatattataccaacacatctctagctacatatttaacattactaagaaacgagaagaagtcgaacaaaTATATTAGACTAGATTTAGAatctatgttttagattagtattagaaaccatgtctactgtattactaccctttgtatcaatATGCCtatacttagcccgatagggcatgaatgtgcaataaaggctattattattattactattattattattaaaattcAAAACGCTTCCAAAAAGCGATACTTAACCTAAAACACATCCCTAACAAGCGTGTTAAGATTACTTGAACTTGAACACTCAACAGCTCCGAACGCATTCTCGAGTGCATTCATGTTGGTAAAGGTaacaaaaaattttaaaagcatgTAGGGTATGCCATGCGCCAGAAACATTGTTCATTTTGTGAACTAGGTGATGTGGCCTGTGACATGTGACTTCATTAAAATTGGTCAACGGAGACAGCGAACAGTGGACTTGCTAGTTTCTGTTAAATTTAGCCCGTGTCGTTACCCGGCCCTCAGAAAAGTTATTATTTCAGCTAGTATGCTTTCATTTCATGTTTTTCCAGGCTTTCCCCTTGTCGCCACGGTGCTGACTGTGGGACCCTCGAGTCTCTACCAATACAGGATGAAGAACAAGTGAGTTATATACTAAAAGACATCCTCATAATGATCACTTCTTACTTTGAAATTCGTATTTCTACTTCTTGTGGAAATGTCATCCTAATAATCGTTACTTCGAGATCCTGTTACATAGCAAGTTGGTTTTGCAATTTGCATCCATTCtcacctgtactagtgaccaccttgTTGATACATAGTCTATGATCTCTGCAAAATGGCCACCAGGTCATTGTGGTCTCTGTTAATTGGCCCTTTTGGATATAATTTTAAAGAGTACAGAATCAGCTTTAAAAATGGAAtttatgaaatttgaaaaatatttcatggaagttaTGCAGCCTGTCTCTCATTTCTCGAGCCATTGTTTGGCCTGCTCATTATGTTGGATCGGTCCATGAGTATCTAGAATGACAGATAGCGGCAGGAAAGCAAAGCTTTATAAAACGTTTTCTTTTCTCTATTGTTTTTGCTTCCAGTTGCTGGTTGGCACAGACACCCCTGATCTATGCCTTCCTGCTCCCAGCGGGTCTCATCCTGCTGTTCAACCTGATGGTCTTCGTCATCGTCATGTGCAAACTGGTGCGGGACGAGAGGGAACTCAAACAGCTCAGAGGTGGATATGAGCGACATTCTGgggttttatttcaaaatcagtCGAAAATGAATGCGCGTGTGTATTTCATCCGTAAAATGTAAGCTTGCTGCATTTGGCCTCAAAAACAATCAAATCCATTCAAAGAGATCTACTAATACAACATCAGTCATCAGTCATGTTCGTGGACTTAAGTAAAATATCTAACTAGTGATCATATTCTTGAGAAGGACTTTTGATCTTCAGAATGACTTTTGCTGTGTGTTGGTCTTAAGGTACCTGGCGGAATAAGGAGAGTTGATATTTTATGTGCAGGTGCTAAGGTCCAAGAGGCAGACCGTTACTGGATAACCCGCCAGATCCGCCGAGCCTTCAGCATCATGGCTCTGTTTGGTCTCACCTGGCTGTTCGGCTTCTTCGTCATCACCGACGCGCGCGCAGTGTTCGCCTACCTGTTCTGCCTCTTCAACACCCTCCAGggcctcttcatcttcatcttccactgcGTGATGCGAGAGGACATGAAGAAGTGGTGGAGGAAGCTGAGAGACATGGCGGCACCGTGCAGCTACAGGGGAGAGAAGAAGCGTGGTCTGTACGATGTCAGTGGGAGAAGAACGTCGTTGTCTTCCACTGTACAAACGTCACAGACAACGCTTGTACGGCTGAGCTCTCTCTCATATAATAGCCCACCTGATGGCGAGCCAATGTAGTAACATTCATGTCTATTTTTAGGGAGACTGTCTTGGGATTGGAAAGACTGTGTTAAAAACCTGATGGTGAGCCGCTGTAGTAACATTCAAGTCCATTGTTCAGGATACTGGAAAGATGGTGTTAAAAAGAATTTATATTGCATTTCACATATATGAGGACAATGAGAAACAAGTAATACACTAGAACAAACCAAAATCACATACCACGCAATCAATGATACATAAACGtattttttatcaaagaaaaactAAACGGAATGCACAACATGTAAATGAATTCATTTTTACGCAGATAAACTGAGAAAAAGATCTAACAATCATATATTAATGGGCATTAATCTATTGAAACGAAAGCATATAAAGCAAATCCAGATTCCTATATTATCAATATTCGTAAGATTTTATGTACACCGTTTTATATATAATTAGATCTACTGTTTTCCATACACTGGTTCCTTTGTACATTGGACTGACATATGGCGGACAGGTCGCTGCGTCTGCTACATTTTGCAGTACCAAGGTGTGAGAAGGAGTTTAGCTTTAAACTAATGAATGGTAGTGTCATTTGAAATAAGAGCGGTCATTTCtattattatatatctattATTGTCTCATTGTACCAAATTACATTGCATACTTGGAACAACTGTAATGTTACGCGGACACATGGTTGTTGCATATATTACGAATACTCAAGAATTAAGTATTGACATATTTATAGAGCTTCCAAACAAGGAAACATTGGAAATACTTTTAAGGATGGCAACATTATCTGTGTCCAATTACGAGTGTATTTTTTCGTAGGAATCCCGTAATTCAAGAGTTTTTTTAACGGATAAAACAACTAAATAAGGAATATATTACAGAAAATACATATATAGGATCAGACAGGCCTAACTGCATAACCTGTATAAGTCCGTA is a genomic window containing:
- the LOC118409228 gene encoding adhesion G protein-coupled receptor L3-like, with protein sequence MVQINNTSEVRLSYTLYNSSSLFVQTSQGAAGPFQGAAGPSHDAVGTRVIGGRIAGRRVKNLPEPVIITFAPLQNFLPEDVKGVRCVFWDFEAEAGQGAWSTEGCESTGEENGLYTCACNHLTNFAAIFDVLGAGFGEHERPLEVITIVGCVVSIVCLVLTLLSFIVTRNYKRRASTGHARNQRLVLINLCVALLAILVIFLAGINQTASPIGCTVVAALLHYFLLAALVWMAVEAVNIYLAVVVVFDHHVSENFVIRAAAVAWGFPLVATVLTVGPSSLYQYRMKNNCWLAQTPLIYAFLLPAGLILLFNLMVFVIVMCKLVRDERELKQLRGAKVQEADRYWITRQIRRAFSIMALFGLTWLFGFFVITDARAVFAYLFCLFNTLQGLFIFIFHCVMREDMKKWWRKLRDMAAPCSYRGEKKRGLYDVSGRRTSLSSTVQTSQTTLVRLSSLSYNSPPDGEPM